Proteins found in one Oncorhynchus gorbuscha isolate QuinsamMale2020 ecotype Even-year linkage group LG15, OgorEven_v1.0, whole genome shotgun sequence genomic segment:
- the LOC123996403 gene encoding cysteine-rich venom protein ophanin-like yields the protein MFALLVCILTLHDVYSACNVSQLCPDSPVVQAEILNQHNAFRRAVTPTARDMLKMNWSEEAAASAQAWVDTCSMTHGPPSSRMLGDYEMGENLFMSSTSRNWTQTVTAWHSEVRDYSYPNGSINGKPIGHYTQVVWNSSYKVGCGVTLCPGPVYFYGCQYYRAGNYKGVAPYKEGATCADCPNSCENKLCTNPCPYVNKYANCDAMKKQAGCSNSLVYAWCPALCQCTSKII from the exons ATGTTTGCGTTATTGGTTTGCATCCTCACACTGCATGACGTGTACTCTGCGTGCAATGTG TCAC aattaTGCCCAGACAGCCCAGTAGTTCAGGCTGAGATCCTTAACCAGCACAACGCCTTCCGGAGAGCGGTTACGCCAACTGCTAGAGACATGCTCAAGATG AACTGGAGCGAGGAGGCAGCGGCCAGTGCTCAGGCTTGGGTTGACACCTGCTCCATGACTCATGGCCCACCCAGCAGTCGCATGCTTGGCG ACTACGAAATGGGTGAGAACCTGTTCATGTCCTCTACTTCGAGGAATTGGACTCAAACCGTTACAGCCTGGCACAGTGAGGTCAGAGACTACTCCTATCCCAATGGATCTATCAATGGTAAACCCATCGGCCACTACACACAG GTGGTTTGGAACAGTTCGTACAAGGTTGGCTGTGGTGTGACCTTGTGTCCTGGCCCAGTCTACTTCTATGGATGCCAATACTACAGAGC GGGAAACTACAAAGGAGTGGCTCCATACAAGGAAGGAGCTACATGTGCTGACTGCCCCAACTCCTGCGAAAATAAGCTTTGCA CCAATCCCTGTCCTTACGTAAACAAGTATGCCAACTGTGACGCCATGAAAAAGCAGGCCGGATGCAGCAACTCTTTGGTGTACGCCTGGTGTCCCGCCCTCTGCCAGTGCACCTCCAAAATAATATGA